A region of Streptomyces deccanensis DNA encodes the following proteins:
- a CDS encoding DUF317 domain-containing protein → MEAPLYPDLPPDSSASYGGPPAFWVGPRYLAGDDGRLYDTVADTLAGLGWAGLTIVRGRQVPDEAPEDRQVLRSTVLHVSPDALRWAQWCLADEPFHLGELPIAWQISARGEADSPLAQWSAYFTRDVPGEALAEFLIALDAHEQPAVPLGGSELVLDAVAAHGWFRDVDQPQTAATDPTFTSHISLGEVPPLIQDADPHALTAEADEAGPAGWQAWSEPALGAPCLWAASFAASVPHDLVAAFAASLSSTAPVLRRVLPAATRERLLRAPAN, encoded by the coding sequence TTGGAGGCGCCCCTGTATCCCGACCTTCCGCCCGACTCGTCCGCTTCTTACGGCGGACCACCCGCGTTCTGGGTCGGTCCCCGGTATCTGGCCGGTGACGACGGGCGCCTCTACGACACCGTCGCCGACACACTGGCCGGCCTGGGCTGGGCGGGCCTGACGATCGTCCGCGGACGGCAGGTGCCGGACGAGGCGCCGGAGGACCGGCAAGTCCTGCGCAGCACCGTTCTGCATGTCAGCCCTGACGCCCTGCGCTGGGCCCAGTGGTGCCTGGCGGACGAGCCGTTCCATCTGGGCGAGTTGCCGATCGCTTGGCAGATTTCCGCTCGCGGCGAGGCGGACAGTCCGCTCGCTCAGTGGTCGGCCTACTTCACCCGCGATGTTCCTGGCGAGGCGCTGGCGGAATTCCTGATCGCGCTCGACGCCCATGAGCAGCCTGCCGTGCCGCTCGGCGGATCCGAGCTGGTCCTCGACGCTGTCGCGGCCCATGGATGGTTTCGCGACGTCGACCAGCCCCAGACGGCGGCGACGGATCCGACGTTCACCTCGCACATCAGCCTCGGCGAGGTTCCGCCCCTCATTCAGGACGCCGACCCACACGCCTTGACGGCCGAGGCCGACGAAGCGGGACCGGCCGGGTGGCAGGCGTGGTCCGAGCCTGCGCTCGGTGCACCATGTCTGTGGGCGGCTTCCTTCGCCGCCAGCGTTCCGCACGATCTCGTCGCCGCCTTCGCCGCGTCCCTCAGCTCGACCGCCCCGGTTCTGCGGCGAGTGCTGCCCGCAGCCACCCGGGAACGCCTCCTGCGCGCACCGGCCAACTGA
- a CDS encoding TnsA-like heteromeric transposase endonuclease subunit has translation MHLSPVDVEWADGEGGGLRKSVLEAVSQVPLGSVLPGAEVHVVRAQRHFAGCYWAATTASLVGFESWLERDRAILFDHDRRVVGLASQPFRVTWQGTTRQVSHTPDYFARLEDGSGLVVDVRPAGPGRPGRFGQGFGDRGDVPGDGLLVLRAGARARSGGDGQRPLAVWLSASAQPIGDVPKRLMDTCGDARLLMDGAAAVGAPVRPADALPPAVAR, from the coding sequence ATGCATCTGAGTCCGGTCGATGTCGAGTGGGCTGATGGCGAAGGCGGCGGGCTGAGGAAGTCCGTACTGGAGGCGGTGTCCCAGGTTCCACTCGGGTCGGTGCTCCCGGGTGCGGAGGTTCACGTCGTACGCGCGCAGCGGCACTTCGCGGGCTGCTACTGGGCCGCGACGACAGCGTCGCTGGTGGGGTTCGAGTCGTGGCTGGAGCGGGACCGGGCCATACTCTTCGACCACGACCGACGGGTGGTTGGGCTGGCCTCGCAGCCGTTCCGGGTCACGTGGCAGGGTACGACGCGCCAGGTCTCGCATACGCCGGACTACTTTGCGCGGCTGGAGGACGGTTCGGGTCTGGTCGTCGATGTCCGGCCGGCCGGACCGGGTCGGCCCGGAAGATTCGGTCAAGGCTTCGGTGACCGAGGAGATGTGCCAGGAGATGGGCTGCTGGTCCTACGTGCTGGTGCACGAGCCCGATCCGGTGGAGATGGCCAACGTCCCCTGGCTGTCTGGCTATCGGCATCCGCGCAACCGATCGGTGACGTCCCGAAGCGGCTCATGGACACTTGCGGGGATGCGCGGTTGCTCATGGACGGGGCCGCGGCGGTGGGGGCCCCTGTCCGTCCTGCCGACGCTTTACCACCTGCTGTGGCGCGGTGA
- a CDS encoding nuclear transport factor 2 family protein yields the protein MGGLLPSIENWLRRTSPRCGRNFAPGKSEAVPERVIVDGGDVVLLAVFTHTVAANGTEFSTLTALHLAVEYGRIVRMHLYEDTLTVAEAFNAG from the coding sequence GTGGGCGGATTGCTGCCCAGCATCGAGAACTGGTTGCGCCGTACTTCACCACGATGCGGTCGCAACTTCGCGCCCGGCAAGAGCGAGGCCGTGCCGGAGCGCGTCATCGTCGATGGCGGTGACGTGGTGCTGCTGGCGGTCTTCACGCACACCGTCGCGGCCAACGGCACGGAGTTCAGCACACTCACGGCCTTGCACCTGGCGGTCGAGTACGGCCGGATCGTTCGCATGCACCTGTACGAGGACACCCTGACCGTCGCCGAGGCGTTCAACGCCGGCTGA
- a CDS encoding nuclear transport factor 2 family protein — protein sequence MTTGDLDPMERLLAERACERLILELVRRLDLGEPSTVSDLFTPDGVWEWPYDQRRIEGREALREYFGSRPVDRLSRRMCTNILVTVDSPDTAAATTYFATYRVDGYTEGALVAPRLPANIGHYQDTFRKIDGSWLLATRTLVLPFGGPTERLDSPSQS from the coding sequence ATGACTACCGGTGATCTTGACCCGATGGAGCGTCTCCTCGCGGAACGAGCCTGTGAACGTTTGATCTTGGAACTGGTCCGTCGGCTCGACCTCGGTGAGCCGAGCACGGTCTCCGACCTCTTCACGCCCGACGGAGTATGGGAATGGCCGTATGACCAGCGGCGGATCGAAGGCAGGGAAGCTCTGCGCGAGTACTTCGGCTCTCGACCAGTGGACCGGTTGTCCCGGCGCATGTGCACGAACATCCTGGTCACGGTCGACTCGCCGGACACTGCCGCAGCGACCACCTACTTCGCGACCTACCGAGTCGACGGTTATACCGAGGGAGCACTGGTGGCGCCCCGGCTGCCGGCGAACATCGGTCACTACCAGGACACCTTCCGCAAGATCGACGGCTCTTGGCTCCTGGCGACACGGACCCTCGTCCTGCCTTTCGGCGGGCCGACGGAACGCCTGGACAGTCCCAGCCAGTCCTGA
- a CDS encoding GAF and ANTAR domain-containing protein — MEWDRFAQQMASMARDLLAQDSVATTLERITASATELVEGCDAAGILVLHDRRLETLAPSDQLVIDSDRLQDWLGEGPCFDAAHSSHGERVFRIHDLTAEQQRWPTYAPQAHNLGVGSMMGFLLYTDDEDLGTLNLYSRTPGAFTAVSETAGLLLASHAAVAFSAARTHAQMQHAITTRHTIGEAMGILMGARHLTEEQAFDVLRRYSQENNIKLRDVAGLVRERGAL; from the coding sequence GTGGAGTGGGATCGGTTCGCGCAGCAGATGGCATCGATGGCGCGTGATCTGCTGGCGCAGGATTCGGTGGCCACCACGCTGGAGCGGATCACCGCCTCGGCGACCGAGCTGGTCGAGGGCTGCGACGCGGCCGGCATCCTGGTGCTGCACGACCGCCGCTTGGAAACTCTCGCCCCCAGCGACCAGTTGGTCATCGACAGCGACCGGCTTCAGGATTGGTTGGGGGAGGGTCCCTGCTTCGATGCCGCCCACAGCTCCCACGGCGAGCGGGTCTTCCGGATCCACGACCTCACCGCGGAACAGCAGCGCTGGCCCACCTACGCCCCCCAGGCCCACAATCTCGGGGTCGGCAGCATGATGGGCTTCCTGCTCTACACCGACGACGAAGACCTCGGCACCCTGAACCTCTACTCCCGCACCCCCGGCGCGTTCACCGCGGTCAGCGAGACGGCCGGGCTGCTGCTGGCCTCCCACGCCGCGGTCGCCTTCTCCGCCGCCCGCACCCACGCTCAGATGCAACATGCCATCACCACCCGCCACACCATCGGCGAAGCCATGGGCATCCTCATGGGTGCCCGCCACCTCACCGAAGAACAAGCCTTCGACGTCCTGCGCCGGTACTCCCAGGAAAACAACATCAAACTCCGCGACGTCGCCGGCCTCGTCCGCGAACGAGGCGCTCTCTGA
- a CDS encoding Lrp/AsnC family transcriptional regulator produces the protein MSQDRLLRSGLQEDATQAYAALGKTVGLSAGATHERVRKLCEPGVIRITAVEVDPAAVGSGVLAFVMVDSSAWTGDSGERLVAIRELQEARIIAGSASVLGKVRTRTTEQLRDILLRLYEIKGVSGPQATVAVETLFERLASTGA, from the coding sequence CTGAGCCAGGACCGACTCCTGCGTTCCGGTTTGCAAGAAGACGCCACACAGGCATACGCCGCGCTGGGCAAGACGGTAGGGCTCTCCGCTGGCGCCACCCATGAGCGGGTGCGCAAGCTGTGTGAGCCGGGGGTGATCCGCATCACGGCAGTCGAAGTGGACCCGGCTGCGGTCGGCAGCGGGGTCCTGGCCTTCGTCATGGTCGACTCGTCGGCCTGGACGGGCGACTCCGGCGAGCGCCTCGTCGCGATCCGGGAGCTACAGGAGGCGCGCATCATCGCGGGCAGCGCATCGGTCCTGGGCAAGGTCAGGACCAGGACGACCGAGCAACTCCGGGACATACTGCTCCGGTTGTACGAGATCAAGGGCGTCAGCGGCCCCCAGGCGACTGTGGCTGTGGAGACGTTGTTCGAGAGGCTGGCGTCGACAGGAGCCTGA
- a CDS encoding DUF317 domain-containing protein: MVRIGRAQAYAAGPDVYLAEPDLKDPELGAFDAVVPLIKNGWKFQPPRRDVVELQPPDGMAACAYTTGHLDPEKELTTLQARWHLWGGPKSGYARWYATATTHTPIPLVKAITESVCDPAPLPRWRDSMLPGLREAAQLTLVTPPAPPAPTPLDVRRAVASRRTAVLPATSVPRWSTTTRPASPGPRR, encoded by the coding sequence GTGGTCCGAATCGGTCGCGCCCAGGCATACGCCGCAGGCCCCGACGTCTACCTCGCCGAGCCCGACCTCAAGGACCCCGAACTCGGCGCCTTCGACGCCGTCGTCCCACTGATCAAGAACGGCTGGAAATTCCAACCCCCGCGCCGGGACGTCGTGGAGCTGCAGCCCCCGGACGGGATGGCAGCCTGCGCATACACCACCGGCCACCTCGATCCCGAGAAGGAACTCACCACCCTTCAGGCCCGATGGCACCTGTGGGGCGGACCGAAGAGCGGCTACGCCCGCTGGTACGCCACCGCCACCACCCACACCCCCATACCGTTGGTGAAGGCCATCACCGAGAGCGTGTGTGACCCGGCGCCCCTGCCACGCTGGAGGGATTCAATGCTCCCTGGACTACGCGAGGCCGCACAGCTGACCCTCGTCACGCCGCCCGCGCCCCCGGCCCCGACTCCGCTCGACGTACGGCGAGCCGTGGCCTCCCGCCGGACGGCAGTGCTCCCCGCCACCAGCGTGCCGCGCTGGAGCACAACGACCCGGCCTGCCTCGCCCGGCCCACGCCGATAG
- a CDS encoding DUF317 domain-containing protein produces MPGRDRFGPPAWGVSFNDTTPTEFVTAFTTALGRR; encoded by the coding sequence ATGCCTGGGCGCGACCGATTCGGACCACCCGCCTGGGGCGTCTCCTTCAACGACACCACCCCGACCGAGTTCGTCACCGCCTTCACCACCGCCCTCGGTAGGCGTTAA
- a CDS encoding HAD family hydrolase, with protein MTRTSASPTGVDAVILDYNGVLGLQPGTAMWTRLADLAEWPAGQLTSFQDAFWSARERYDAGELSDLAYWANVLGHHPGPRWLRTLRDADAAMWTRTDPHVLDLLYRARAARLPMVLLSNAPAHLSNVLDATDWRRDLMTDALYSARLSLCKPHPAAYEHALTATGVTDPGRVLFVDDREDNCLAAAELGLRTLHYTGRPAALAEQLRPTLAERTGS; from the coding sequence GTGACCCGCACTTCCGCCTCCCCGACCGGGGTGGACGCCGTGATCCTCGACTACAACGGGGTCCTCGGATTGCAGCCCGGTACTGCCATGTGGACCCGGCTCGCCGACCTTGCCGAATGGCCCGCTGGACAGCTCACCTCCTTCCAGGACGCCTTCTGGAGTGCCCGTGAGAGGTACGACGCGGGCGAACTGAGCGACCTCGCGTACTGGGCCAACGTGCTCGGACACCACCCTGGCCCGCGGTGGCTGCGCACCCTGCGCGATGCCGACGCCGCCATGTGGACCCGCACTGACCCACACGTCCTCGACCTCTTGTACCGCGCCCGCGCCGCCAGGCTGCCGATGGTGCTGCTCTCCAACGCGCCCGCCCACCTCAGCAACGTCCTGGACGCCACCGACTGGCGGCGCGACCTGATGACCGACGCCCTGTACTCGGCCCGTCTGAGCCTGTGCAAGCCGCATCCGGCCGCGTACGAACACGCCCTAACCGCCACCGGCGTCACCGACCCCGGCCGGGTGCTGTTCGTCGACGACCGCGAGGACAACTGCCTTGCCGCAGCCGAGCTGGGCCTACGCACCCTGCACTACACCGGCCGACCCGCGGCCCTGGCTGAGCAGTTGCGGCCCACCCTCGCCGAGCGCACCGGTTCCTGA
- a CDS encoding MFS transporter, with translation MNPTATPELTRNRRLLTGYFAGLGVVMAVWGARMPAVQNTADVSTGGLALVLLAAALGMVAGLQAGGRLAHPARLPALLTGGAIALAACLAALGVCRSLESLLAVAFVFGVAHGVLDVAANAAAVRCQDAHGRPIMARLHASYSLGALTGAALAAATAHTAHTVLFTGVAICAAAAAGATMALAGPVLEPVHHLAAQGLSERQGLPRSRLWLLGLLAAATLLGEGAAADWAAVHLHDLGATAATGAAAYGLYSAAMAAGRLAGDRLTARFGAPTVVRTGAVLAALGLTTGLAGSTIAFALAGWTAFGLGLSVTIPSLITAAGVGGPRTVATVAVTGYVGLLAGPALIGALATVTTLPHALLLPALLAAAVATLAPKALEKPTP, from the coding sequence GTGAACCCGACCGCGACACCCGAACTGACGCGCAACCGCCGACTGCTGACCGGGTACTTCGCCGGCCTTGGTGTGGTGATGGCCGTCTGGGGCGCACGTATGCCAGCCGTCCAGAACACAGCCGATGTGAGCACCGGTGGGCTCGCCCTCGTCCTGCTGGCCGCCGCCCTCGGCATGGTCGCCGGGCTCCAGGCGGGCGGACGGCTCGCCCACCCGGCCCGCCTGCCCGCTTTGCTGACCGGCGGAGCCATCGCTCTCGCCGCCTGCCTCGCCGCACTCGGGGTCTGCCGCAGTCTGGAGAGCCTCCTCGCAGTGGCGTTCGTCTTCGGTGTCGCGCACGGCGTCCTCGATGTCGCCGCCAACGCCGCGGCGGTCCGCTGCCAGGACGCCCACGGCCGCCCGATCATGGCCCGGCTGCACGCGAGTTACAGCCTCGGCGCCCTCACCGGCGCCGCACTGGCCGCGGCAACTGCCCACACCGCGCACACCGTGTTGTTCACCGGCGTCGCGATCTGCGCGGCCGCAGCGGCAGGAGCCACGATGGCTCTCGCCGGCCCTGTACTTGAGCCCGTTCACCACCTCGCTGCACAGGGTCTGAGTGAACGCCAGGGGTTGCCCCGGTCCCGGTTGTGGCTGCTGGGCCTGCTGGCGGCGGCAACGCTGCTGGGCGAGGGAGCCGCGGCCGACTGGGCCGCCGTCCACCTGCACGACCTCGGCGCGACCGCCGCGACCGGGGCTGCCGCGTACGGCCTCTACAGCGCCGCCATGGCCGCAGGTCGCCTTGCCGGAGACCGGCTCACTGCCCGCTTCGGCGCTCCCACCGTCGTCCGCACGGGCGCGGTCCTGGCCGCACTCGGCCTCACCACCGGACTTGCGGGCTCCACCATCGCCTTCGCACTCGCCGGCTGGACGGCCTTCGGCCTCGGCCTGTCCGTCACCATCCCCAGCCTGATCACCGCCGCAGGCGTCGGCGGACCCCGCACGGTCGCCACCGTCGCGGTCACCGGCTACGTCGGCCTGCTCGCCGGCCCCGCCCTCATCGGTGCCCTCGCCACCGTCACCACCCTCCCGCACGCGCTGCTGCTGCCCGCCCTCCTCGCCGCAGCCGTCGCCACCCTCGCCCCCAAAGCCCTGGAGAAGCCCACCCCGTGA
- a CDS encoding ATP-grasp domain-containing protein, which produces MPARPLVLVVSPGDEADRGYCLEQVAAAYDVVLLTGAEPSWEKPYILDHAVVDLTDAAALVAAGRALAERHDFAGVVTWDEWQLVPTARLARALGLSSPSVEVMRGCRNKATARTLFARHGVPSPASMKARTLLEAGQATRALGYPAVIKPAAAAGSIGVIRVDRPEELSGAFAFASAGASRSREDTGVLVEEYLDGPEVSVECVTYHGQTTAVAVTRKHLGPAPYFDETGHTVDAADPLLAQVAPAAAGAVKALGITDGVQHVEMRLVDGRPRLIEVNARIGGDMIGHLVRLATGIDLARAAADTACGRAPDLTPTRDQAAAIRIIYPAYSGTLTDCRVTAPAPGVERVRFQRHSGDQVVLPQDGGDLYTARIGFLITTGPSATVAEARAQEAYRHLNIRVSPVAKTTPATGERGA; this is translated from the coding sequence TTGCCCGCTCGCCCTCTCGTGCTCGTCGTCTCTCCGGGCGATGAGGCGGATCGCGGCTACTGCCTTGAGCAGGTGGCCGCCGCCTACGACGTCGTCCTGCTCACCGGCGCCGAACCGTCGTGGGAGAAGCCGTACATCCTCGACCATGCCGTCGTCGATCTGACCGACGCCGCTGCGCTTGTCGCCGCAGGGCGAGCGCTGGCGGAACGACACGACTTCGCCGGCGTGGTCACCTGGGACGAGTGGCAACTCGTCCCCACCGCTCGCCTGGCTCGCGCGCTCGGTCTGTCCTCGCCCTCCGTCGAGGTGATGCGCGGCTGCCGCAACAAGGCCACCGCCCGTACGCTGTTCGCCCGCCACGGGGTGCCGTCGCCAGCGTCGATGAAGGCGCGGACCCTGCTGGAGGCAGGACAGGCGACGAGGGCGCTGGGCTACCCGGCCGTCATCAAGCCTGCGGCAGCCGCTGGCAGCATCGGCGTGATCCGTGTCGACCGGCCCGAAGAGCTGTCCGGAGCCTTCGCGTTCGCTTCGGCCGGCGCGAGCCGCAGCCGCGAGGATACCGGCGTCCTGGTCGAGGAGTACCTCGACGGGCCGGAAGTCTCCGTCGAGTGCGTCACCTACCACGGCCAGACCACTGCGGTCGCTGTGACCCGCAAGCACCTGGGCCCCGCCCCGTACTTCGACGAGACCGGCCACACCGTCGATGCCGCCGATCCGCTCCTGGCCCAAGTCGCCCCGGCAGCCGCTGGTGCGGTCAAGGCCCTGGGGATCACCGACGGCGTGCAGCACGTCGAAATGCGCCTAGTGGACGGCCGGCCCCGGCTGATCGAGGTCAACGCCAGGATCGGCGGCGACATGATCGGCCACCTTGTCCGCCTCGCCACCGGCATCGACCTGGCCCGTGCCGCCGCCGACACGGCCTGCGGCCGTGCTCCGGACCTGACGCCCACCCGCGACCAGGCAGCGGCGATCCGCATCATCTACCCCGCCTACTCCGGCACCCTCACCGACTGCCGCGTCACTGCCCCCGCCCCGGGAGTGGAACGCGTGCGTTTCCAGCGGCATTCTGGAGACCAGGTCGTGCTGCCCCAGGACGGCGGCGACCTGTACACCGCCCGTATCGGCTTTCTGATCACCACCGGGCCGAGTGCCACCGTCGCCGAAGCCCGGGCCCAGGAGGCGTACCGCCACCTGAACATCAGGGTGTCCCCGGTCGCGAAGACGACTCCGGCCACGGGGGAGCGCGGCGCGTGA
- a CDS encoding MFS transporter — MSTADTARHASCTAGLLRSIYLPRTADALAFAMCTYGIPLLVLATTRSAVLTGAAFALEWIPRLAAFAWAGSVVDRRGAAVVFHLASLGRALVLTAGAVLLHLHPSGITASVTVMALAATTGVLTEFSYIAAETAGAAAGRRAAARAHRVQAVLLGIDQTATLAGPALAGVLLLAGPPPMLAAITMISLLAAVLALRTPPSSDAPARVQKERSGAGLLTGWRTIRSLPALGWLVTGLTLSNLATGFLQAAGPVIVVERFGQSVTAVGLVWSAAAGATLLSVALCRFALDRLGLWPVGAACAAVASLACLAAAQAPDYPSYLVLVALLMAAEGGMTVVLRTLRSRLIPPEKFGSALSATILILLLPFPAAGVLTALTPPAALDHVITACAALQALGLFGTFARLRVDPTLRT, encoded by the coding sequence GTGAGCACAGCAGATACAGCCCGGCACGCAAGCTGCACGGCCGGGTTGCTGCGCAGCATCTACCTGCCGCGTACGGCCGACGCCCTCGCGTTCGCGATGTGCACCTACGGCATCCCGCTGCTGGTCCTGGCGACCACGCGCTCCGCAGTACTGACGGGAGCGGCGTTCGCTCTGGAGTGGATTCCGAGGCTGGCGGCGTTCGCGTGGGCCGGATCGGTCGTGGACCGGCGCGGGGCGGCCGTCGTCTTCCACCTCGCCTCCCTGGGACGCGCGCTGGTCCTCACCGCTGGCGCGGTCCTGCTCCACCTCCACCCGTCCGGCATCACGGCGAGCGTCACTGTGATGGCGCTCGCGGCGACGACCGGCGTGCTCACCGAGTTCAGCTACATCGCGGCCGAGACGGCGGGCGCCGCCGCCGGCCGCCGAGCAGCTGCGCGGGCCCACCGCGTGCAGGCCGTCCTGCTCGGCATCGACCAGACCGCGACCCTGGCCGGCCCAGCCCTCGCAGGAGTGCTCCTGCTCGCCGGACCACCGCCCATGCTCGCGGCGATCACGATGATCTCGCTTCTCGCCGCTGTGCTAGCCCTACGCACACCGCCCTCGTCCGACGCCCCGGCCCGCGTGCAGAAGGAGCGATCAGGCGCCGGACTCCTCACCGGTTGGCGCACAATTCGCTCACTTCCCGCGCTCGGTTGGCTCGTGACCGGGCTGACGTTGTCCAATCTGGCCACCGGGTTCCTTCAAGCGGCCGGTCCCGTGATCGTCGTCGAGCGCTTCGGGCAGTCCGTCACCGCCGTCGGCCTGGTCTGGTCCGCAGCCGCCGGAGCGACGCTCCTCAGCGTCGCACTCTGCCGGTTCGCGCTCGATCGCCTGGGCCTGTGGCCGGTCGGCGCCGCCTGTGCCGCCGTCGCCTCGCTAGCCTGTCTCGCCGCAGCCCAAGCCCCCGACTACCCGTCCTACCTGGTCCTGGTCGCGCTCCTCATGGCGGCCGAAGGCGGCATGACGGTCGTCCTGCGAACCTTGCGCTCCCGGCTGATTCCCCCGGAGAAGTTCGGTAGCGCCCTGTCGGCGACCATCCTCATCCTCCTGCTGCCCTTCCCTGCTGCCGGTGTGCTTACCGCGCTCACCCCGCCCGCTGCGCTGGACCACGTCATCACCGCCTGCGCTGCCTTGCAGGCTCTCGGGCTGTTCGGGACCTTCGCCCGCCTGCGCGTCGATCCCACGCTGCGCACCTGA
- a CDS encoding regulator, producing the protein MTTSFTAAGVRNAVELLASRSLIRLVTEIDENGAIPPRRLAGTLPDLSSRQLRHALETAHAHGLVRTAPGAGLELTESGSELADLYDAVARWGRRHAYPERDCEFSARICSVLGLLGPSLAAEHAEGFSRRSAARPPSNECEADPARPRALLLQWLAGNPQFTRVAEPELVV; encoded by the coding sequence ATGACCACCTCCTTCACCGCTGCCGGAGTTCGCAACGCGGTCGAGTTGCTGGCATCGCGTTCCTTGATCCGCTTGGTCACCGAGATCGACGAAAACGGGGCGATACCCCCGCGACGGCTGGCCGGCACCCTCCCCGACCTCTCCTCGCGCCAACTGCGTCACGCCCTTGAGACGGCGCACGCTCACGGTCTTGTCCGGACCGCACCAGGCGCCGGTCTGGAACTCACCGAGTCGGGTTCGGAGTTGGCCGACCTGTACGACGCGGTGGCGCGCTGGGGCCGACGCCACGCCTACCCGGAACGGGACTGCGAGTTCAGCGCCCGTATCTGCTCTGTCCTCGGGCTCTTGGGCCCCTCGCTCGCAGCCGAGCACGCCGAGGGCTTCTCCCGGCGGTCCGCCGCGCGCCCGCCCAGCAATGAGTGCGAGGCGGATCCGGCCCGGCCCCGAGCTCTGCTGCTTCAGTGGCTTGCCGGCAATCCGCAGTTCACACGGGTGGCCGAGCCCGAACTGGTCGTGTGA
- a CDS encoding winged helix-turn-helix transcriptional regulator translates to MAITALPPDTDADIARVTEALAMITPRWNVRILLALSGQPQRYTELAAKMPWLQNSQLHPKVKSLCDAGLVERTEHTTRHVTYRHTDRAVALLSVLPVLVTWAEKHLEKPDRPLPAIEQIEDSLTLLTRRHAAAILWVLKSREEASGRALARIVMPRSDWTNIYPPLRQMVADGLVDTDGIGMPYRLSAAGDGLGPVLGALSAWSAGQPLDQAARHPVWGHPQAKPVPRPWVSSQPRPLPTAQQQARTGEPSLTWHHRALFSHATTARPKSAIQTGGPRR, encoded by the coding sequence TTGGCCATCACCGCTCTGCCCCCAGACACCGATGCCGACATCGCCCGGGTCACCGAGGCGCTCGCCATGATCACCCCGCGCTGGAACGTGAGGATTCTGCTGGCCCTGTCCGGCCAGCCTCAGCGCTACACCGAGCTGGCGGCCAAGATGCCCTGGCTGCAGAACAGCCAGCTCCACCCCAAGGTCAAGTCCCTTTGCGACGCCGGTCTTGTCGAACGCACCGAACACACCACCCGGCATGTGACCTACCGCCACACCGACCGCGCCGTGGCCCTGCTCTCCGTCCTGCCGGTGCTCGTCACCTGGGCGGAGAAACACCTGGAGAAGCCAGACCGTCCGCTGCCCGCGATCGAACAGATCGAAGACAGCCTCACCCTGCTCACCCGACGGCACGCCGCCGCCATCCTGTGGGTACTGAAGTCCCGCGAGGAGGCCAGCGGGCGGGCCCTGGCCCGGATCGTGATGCCCAGGAGTGACTGGACCAACATCTACCCGCCGTTGCGGCAGATGGTCGCCGATGGCCTTGTCGACACCGACGGCATCGGCATGCCCTACCGACTGTCCGCAGCAGGCGACGGGCTGGGCCCCGTCCTCGGCGCCTTGTCGGCGTGGTCCGCCGGGCAGCCCCTCGACCAGGCGGCCCGGCACCCGGTCTGGGGGCACCCGCAGGCGAAGCCCGTGCCGAGGCCATGGGTCAGCAGCCAGCCCAGGCCGCTCCCCACGGCGCAGCAGCAGGCACGGACGGGCGAGCCCTCTTTGACGTGGCACCACCGCGCTCTCTTCTCCCACGCCACGACCGCCCGCCCGAAGTCGGCCATCCAGACGGGAGGCCCGCGACGATGA
- a CDS encoding DUF4913 domain-containing protein, which translates to MEQSAQQAQQLDHLASDTAPSGSPFAAFGMPGLGGPPAAARPESRPILELDGEEREDELDALSDWVDDFFLPVYGAEVTTAAPWCLQWQEHDDVVAWLHALWLAYQQHKDPEAGLSGMFVWHRDFLTHAIGAIRAPGGSLSACMTSPDRPAHRMLPGPPPSVRTKAASTAEAVGTDEPDEPTS; encoded by the coding sequence ATGGAGCAGTCGGCGCAACAGGCGCAGCAACTCGACCATCTCGCGTCCGATACAGCACCGAGCGGATCGCCCTTCGCCGCGTTCGGCATGCCGGGGCTCGGCGGGCCCCCTGCCGCCGCGCGGCCGGAATCCCGCCCGATCCTGGAACTCGACGGCGAAGAACGCGAAGACGAACTCGACGCCCTGTCGGACTGGGTCGACGACTTCTTCCTCCCTGTCTACGGGGCGGAGGTCACCACCGCCGCACCCTGGTGTCTGCAGTGGCAGGAACACGACGATGTCGTGGCCTGGCTCCACGCCCTGTGGCTCGCGTACCAGCAACACAAGGACCCCGAAGCCGGATTGAGCGGCATGTTCGTGTGGCATCGCGACTTCCTCACACATGCCATTGGGGCGATCCGCGCACCGGGAGGGTCGCTGTCCGCCTGCATGACCTCTCCGGATCGGCCGGCGCACCGTATGCTGCCCGGCCCGCCGCCGTCGGTACGCACGAAGGCGGCCTCTACGGCGGAGGCTGTCGGGACTGACGAGCCGGACGAGCCGACGTCATGA